One region of Syntrophobacter fumaroxidans MPOB genomic DNA includes:
- a CDS encoding L,D-transpeptidase, translated as MVAGAVKCAVIVCAVVLGLACFGARDQCRCADVAARNGTQIEQFVSGVDGEEQTPKLTWTEKVIGEDELWNSCEKAARIDPILCREILARLNRRAHYYIYDDIRHGRPIKVPDDFADFRDWTPMPRFLPRFADIPRLIVVVRSIPFLGWYEMGHMAGDALACIGTKAEPTERGFYKVLEKDPDHYSRSYSNDFGEPAWMPWALRVYDTVWIHAGDVSNAYCSHGCVILPPKRAQDLYEWADKGTPVVIVDSVKDLDGTAPGKSGIRSR; from the coding sequence ATGGTGGCTGGAGCGGTGAAATGCGCGGTTATTGTCTGTGCGGTGGTCCTGGGTTTGGCTTGCTTCGGAGCGCGGGATCAATGCCGTTGCGCCGATGTTGCGGCACGGAACGGAACGCAAATCGAGCAGTTCGTCTCAGGCGTGGACGGCGAGGAGCAGACTCCGAAGCTCACCTGGACTGAGAAGGTGATCGGCGAGGACGAGCTGTGGAATTCCTGCGAAAAGGCCGCCCGGATTGACCCGATCCTTTGTCGGGAGATACTCGCGCGGCTCAATCGCCGGGCACATTACTACATCTATGACGACATCCGGCACGGGCGGCCCATCAAAGTGCCGGACGACTTCGCCGATTTCCGGGACTGGACCCCGATGCCCCGGTTTCTGCCTCGGTTCGCCGACATTCCGAGACTCATCGTGGTGGTCAGGAGCATTCCTTTTCTCGGCTGGTACGAAATGGGACACATGGCGGGGGACGCCCTGGCGTGCATCGGAACGAAAGCCGAACCCACCGAAAGGGGTTTCTACAAAGTCCTGGAGAAAGACCCCGATCATTACTCCAGGAGTTACTCCAACGACTTCGGGGAACCGGCCTGGATGCCGTGGGCACTGCGGGTCTACGACACGGTTTGGATCCACGCGGGAGACGTCTCCAACGCGTATTGCTCTCACGGGTGCGTCATCCTTCCCCCGAAGCGCGCGCAGGACCTCTACGAGTGGGCCGACAAAGGCACTCCGGTGGTGATCGTCGATTCCGTAAAGGACCTGGACGGCACGGCACCCGGCAAATCCGGCATCCGCAGCCGTTGA
- a CDS encoding ASKHA domain-containing protein, protein MTRNVIFEPYGITIAVEDGENLLRAALDAGVHVNASCGGQGVCGKCRVILEFGELETDPGENIGESDWNAGYRNACRSRVYSDVVVRIPPESLLDRRSILRRHPGIALRPSPIDFKAIKAAGLYSPAFEKRLVELTPPTLMNNLCDMSRLEAGLARRHGLDAVTLDFYLTRALSRALRENNFEVTATLDFSRRRYHFPHVLNVEGGDTTQRHLAFAVDIGTTTVWVQLIDIAAGEVLGHAADYNGQLTYGDDVITRIMYSQKEQGLKRLQEAVVATINRLMHQLLHKHAIPADEISHITMAANTTMTHLFYGIDPGSIRLSPYVPTVCNVPLVRARDLGLDVPPHVFINCVTSVSSYVGGDIVAGVLASGIYKDPRLTLYIDLGTNGEIVIGNEQWLACAACSAGPAFEGGGIKHGMRATVGAIEEVSVNPENYEPMIITIGMTKPKGLCGSGMINLMAALMESSLLEPNGRFRTDLNTPRLRMGEFGREYVVAYAEDNQIGQDITFSEADVDNLIRAKAAMFAGYVTLLESVGIEFGDIDQVILAGGFGNFINIENAVTIGILPDLPRERFQFVGNGSLQGATLMALARELLDQERRVAGMMTNFDLSEVPSYMSHYVAALFLPHTKAEFFPTVTERLRMQKP, encoded by the coding sequence ATGACCAGGAATGTCATTTTTGAACCATACGGAATCACGATTGCCGTGGAAGATGGGGAGAACCTCCTCCGCGCGGCCCTGGATGCAGGCGTGCACGTCAATGCTTCGTGCGGCGGCCAGGGGGTTTGCGGGAAGTGTAGAGTGATCCTGGAATTCGGGGAATTGGAAACGGATCCCGGTGAGAACATCGGCGAGTCCGACTGGAACGCCGGATACCGTAATGCCTGTCGGAGCCGGGTGTATTCGGACGTAGTGGTTCGGATTCCTCCGGAATCCCTGCTGGATCGGCGCTCGATCCTGCGCCGTCATCCCGGAATCGCCCTTCGACCCAGCCCCATCGATTTCAAGGCCATCAAAGCCGCGGGCCTCTACAGTCCGGCATTTGAAAAGAGGCTTGTCGAGCTCACGCCGCCGACTCTCATGAACAACCTCTGCGACATGTCCCGGCTGGAGGCCGGCCTCGCGCGCCGGCACGGGCTGGATGCCGTCACCCTCGACTTCTATCTGACCCGGGCGCTGAGTCGGGCGTTGCGGGAGAACAACTTTGAGGTGACGGCGACGCTCGACTTCTCGCGCCGCCGCTATCATTTCCCCCATGTGCTGAATGTGGAGGGGGGGGATACCACGCAGCGGCATCTGGCTTTCGCAGTCGATATCGGCACCACGACCGTGTGGGTGCAACTCATCGACATCGCCGCGGGGGAAGTCCTGGGCCATGCGGCCGACTACAACGGTCAGTTGACCTACGGGGACGATGTCATCACGCGGATCATGTACAGCCAGAAAGAACAGGGACTCAAGCGCTTGCAGGAAGCGGTGGTCGCCACCATCAACCGGCTCATGCACCAACTTCTCCACAAACATGCCATTCCGGCGGATGAAATTTCGCACATCACCATGGCGGCCAACACCACCATGACGCATCTGTTCTACGGTATCGATCCGGGTTCCATACGTCTGTCACCTTACGTTCCGACGGTCTGCAACGTCCCGTTGGTGAGAGCCCGCGATCTGGGGCTCGATGTCCCTCCCCACGTGTTCATCAACTGCGTGACGTCGGTGTCCAGCTACGTGGGCGGCGACATTGTGGCGGGGGTATTGGCTTCGGGGATATACAAGGACCCCAGGCTCACGCTCTATATCGATCTGGGCACCAATGGGGAAATCGTGATCGGCAACGAGCAGTGGCTTGCGTGCGCCGCCTGCTCGGCAGGACCGGCCTTTGAAGGAGGCGGCATCAAGCACGGCATGCGGGCGACCGTTGGGGCCATCGAAGAGGTGAGCGTCAATCCCGAGAACTACGAACCGATGATCATCACCATCGGCATGACCAAGCCGAAAGGCCTCTGCGGATCGGGCATGATCAACCTGATGGCGGCCTTGATGGAGTCGAGCCTGTTGGAGCCCAACGGTCGGTTTCGAACCGACCTGAATACGCCGCGGCTCAGGATGGGTGAATTCGGCAGGGAGTACGTCGTCGCATATGCCGAGGACAATCAGATCGGTCAGGACATCACATTCAGCGAAGCGGATGTGGACAACCTGATCCGGGCCAAGGCGGCGATGTTCGCCGGTTACGTGACTCTGTTGGAGAGTGTTGGGATAGAGTTCGGGGACATCGACCAGGTCATCCTTGCGGGCGGATTCGGCAACTTCATCAATATCGAGAATGCCGTCACCATCGGAATCCTCCCGGATTTGCCCCGGGAACGGTTTCAGTTCGTCGGCAACGGTTCGCTCCAAGGGGCCACCCTGATGGCATTGGCCCGGGAACTACTGGATCAGGAACGCCGGGTGGCCGGCATGATGACCAATTTCGATCTCTCCGAAGTCCCCAGCTACATGAGTCACTATGTGGCCGCGTTGTTTCTGCCTCACACGAAAGCCGAATTCTTTCCGACGGTTACGGAGCGACTGCGAATGCAGAAACCCTGA
- a CDS encoding TolC family protein has translation MSVFALVILVAVPAGGEARAGERLPVPRDLPARVFTIQEAVEYGLAHNPVMQAADEDIKSAEQGVKAAQADFLPRVDGSYSFTQWQDKPIAKITDLPGSPYVQFQTSDTTLNHWQAQITQPLFQGFGIQARYEMAKQEKHIAGHRRSETSLNLVRDVRRAFISVLYAQKVIEVVRQNVTQLRSHYDDAAALYRQGLTARNDTLKADVALADALQREKEAVKQLSILRFQLNRLLGIEESAELELIEWEKTPPADGTRDALPQLNELFLRAEKNRPELASIDAGIREAEEGGRAARSAAFPRVSLFGTYYREGKDFPATENDFSNDHNAAVGVRVDWNFFEGGKTRANISQWRHRREALKKRRTDLVKQVQIEVKEAFEQLEVARANLATARVAVTQAEENQRITHVQYREQMAIETEVLDAQSYLVQARNNFYAALYGYQLAWVNLERAVAESF, from the coding sequence ATGTCCGTGTTCGCCCTGGTGATCCTGGTGGCTGTTCCGGCAGGCGGCGAGGCGCGCGCCGGGGAACGGCTTCCGGTTCCACGCGACCTGCCCGCCCGGGTTTTCACCATTCAGGAAGCGGTGGAATACGGCCTGGCCCATAACCCCGTCATGCAGGCGGCGGATGAAGACATCAAGTCGGCTGAACAGGGGGTGAAGGCTGCGCAGGCCGATTTCCTGCCGAGAGTGGACGGTTCCTACAGTTTTACCCAATGGCAGGACAAGCCCATCGCCAAGATCACCGACTTGCCGGGTTCCCCCTATGTCCAGTTCCAGACCAGTGACACGACGCTCAATCACTGGCAGGCTCAGATCACGCAGCCCCTGTTTCAGGGATTTGGAATTCAGGCCCGCTACGAAATGGCAAAGCAGGAGAAGCACATCGCCGGCCACCGGCGCTCGGAGACGTCATTGAACCTGGTGCGGGACGTGCGGCGGGCCTTCATCAGTGTACTGTACGCTCAGAAGGTGATCGAGGTGGTTCGGCAAAACGTGACCCAGCTCAGGTCCCATTACGATGACGCGGCCGCGCTGTACCGCCAGGGACTTACGGCCCGCAACGACACGCTCAAGGCGGACGTGGCCCTGGCGGACGCACTCCAGCGCGAAAAAGAGGCGGTGAAGCAACTCTCGATCCTCCGGTTCCAACTGAATCGCCTCCTGGGGATCGAGGAATCCGCGGAACTTGAACTGATCGAATGGGAGAAGACGCCTCCCGCGGACGGCACCCGGGATGCGCTGCCTCAATTGAACGAGCTTTTCCTGCGCGCCGAAAAGAACAGGCCCGAACTGGCGTCCATCGACGCCGGCATACGAGAGGCCGAAGAAGGGGGGCGCGCTGCGCGCAGCGCGGCATTTCCCAGGGTGTCCCTGTTTGGCACCTATTACCGTGAAGGCAAGGATTTTCCGGCCACGGAAAACGATTTCTCCAACGATCACAACGCCGCGGTCGGAGTGAGGGTGGACTGGAACTTTTTTGAAGGCGGAAAGACGCGGGCCAACATCAGTCAGTGGCGGCACCGCCGCGAGGCTCTGAAAAAGCGGCGGACGGACCTGGTCAAGCAGGTGCAGATCGAAGTCAAGGAGGCGTTCGAGCAACTGGAAGTGGCGCGCGCCAACCTGGCCACCGCCCGTGTTGCCGTGACCCAGGCCGAGGAGAACCAGAGAATCACCCACGTCCAGTATCGCGAGCAGATGGCCATCGAGACCGAGGTGCTGGATGCTCAGTCCTACCTGGTTCAGGCGCGGAACAACTTCTATGCCGCCCTGTACGGGTATCAGCTCGCCTGGGTGAACCTGGAACGCGCCGTGGCCGAGTCTTTCTGA
- a CDS encoding TetR/AcrR family transcriptional regulator produces the protein MKVRTRDSGGTRRAILDAAQRLFARNGFSGTSMREIAKASGVSQPLIHHYFGSKEGLYRAIKQRLMEQARDAMPLNEDTPRDISFIGEFIRSAFLFLRKNDDLLRLSVWSNLEGESSLWPEAEVLVHRMFVQILNLQTGGFIRRELDPLLLLLMAEALTLYWCQNRSYYLSLFNEEAEEVDDRYLNQVLDVMLHGIKPRSKDEAPSRL, from the coding sequence ATGAAAGTCCGTACACGCGATTCCGGAGGCACACGTCGAGCGATTCTGGACGCGGCACAACGCCTTTTTGCCCGAAACGGTTTTTCGGGCACCTCCATGAGGGAGATTGCGAAAGCCTCCGGAGTCTCCCAGCCTCTCATCCATCACTACTTCGGCAGCAAGGAGGGGCTCTACCGCGCGATCAAACAGAGACTCATGGAGCAGGCTCGCGATGCGATGCCCCTGAATGAGGATACTCCGAGAGACATCTCCTTCATCGGCGAGTTCATCCGTAGCGCATTCCTGTTCCTACGGAAAAACGACGACTTGCTCAGACTTTCGGTATGGTCCAACCTGGAAGGCGAAAGCAGCCTGTGGCCGGAGGCGGAAGTGCTGGTGCACAGGATGTTCGTTCAAATCCTCAACCTGCAAACCGGCGGCTTTATCCGTCGGGAGCTCGACCCGCTTCTTCTCCTCCTCATGGCCGAGGCGCTGACCCTGTATTGGTGCCAGAACCGCTCCTACTACTTGAGCCTTTTCAACGAAGAAGCGGAAGAAGTTGACGATCGTTACCTTAACCAGGTGCTCGATGTGATGCTTCACGGGATCAAACCACGCAGCAAAGACGAGGCTCCGTCGCGTTTATGA
- a CDS encoding S8 family peptidase → MHRRNLDPARFCVLGLLFALLSGYQPGWASDSAPLAQPQNRYMATAASGGEFGLLREELTRSGATIIREMPGILTFAVSIPPHRRDLARPGAISHAAGIARDGLRALVRPAMKRELLNSDGSRKSYEVKVSRDLCSEVIPDPAFKLAGLMWNVHRVRAPAAWKTTLGSSSVLVGVADTGLDFTHTELASQVVHVKDLTADEDSPICESYFGQSDLDNARIYGGPARTDWHGHGTWIGGNIAAMLDGAGINGIAPEVGLVSLKIAQWCGYAYDSTIIASFLYAADKGIDIVSISFGGYVDRSDPEQDQTYRRYAAAVSYALKKGTVIVAAAGNEHVRIGSGGEVLSHGSMTTPGGYLEDLHGQWAVPGGIPGVVMVSATGNVVEAASPACPGDSAESFNATCKPESDRHQPFGAGKLNQLAYYSNYGPRIDVAAPGGARKFNLPAADGGGTPGWPVTRDKPFRAWETFSTTSNWGLVVPCYRITAKGFPNPSECYTVMQGTSMATPHVSAALALLAGAYPWLRHNPQLLVFFLKEGARKIDENTTPPLSARDKSRGDLTGLPCSSGYCHLGGKPISYREAFGAGMVNARSFLFPKN, encoded by the coding sequence ATGCACCGCCGGAACCTCGATCCCGCCCGGTTTTGCGTCCTGGGCCTTCTTTTCGCCTTGCTTTCCGGTTATCAGCCGGGTTGGGCCTCCGACTCGGCGCCTCTCGCACAACCCCAAAACAGGTATATGGCGACCGCTGCAAGTGGCGGAGAATTCGGGCTGCTCCGGGAGGAACTCACCCGGTCCGGCGCGACCATCATCCGGGAGATGCCGGGAATTCTGACGTTCGCGGTTTCGATTCCGCCGCACAGGAGGGACCTCGCCAGGCCCGGAGCAATCAGCCACGCCGCGGGGATCGCCAGGGACGGATTGCGGGCGCTCGTTCGGCCCGCAATGAAGCGGGAACTGCTCAATTCCGACGGGTCGCGCAAATCCTATGAAGTGAAAGTGTCCCGGGATTTGTGCAGCGAGGTGATCCCCGATCCCGCGTTCAAATTGGCGGGCCTCATGTGGAACGTGCACAGGGTTCGTGCCCCGGCCGCATGGAAGACCACTCTCGGATCGTCCAGCGTGCTGGTTGGAGTCGCCGACACCGGTCTGGACTTCACCCACACGGAGCTCGCATCCCAGGTCGTGCACGTGAAGGACCTCACCGCCGATGAAGATTCCCCGATCTGCGAAAGCTATTTCGGCCAGTCCGATCTGGACAACGCCCGAATCTACGGCGGACCCGCGAGAACCGATTGGCACGGGCACGGGACCTGGATCGGCGGCAATATTGCCGCGATGCTCGACGGCGCCGGGATCAACGGCATAGCCCCTGAAGTCGGGCTGGTCTCGCTCAAAATTGCGCAGTGGTGCGGCTACGCCTACGATTCGACCATCATCGCGTCATTCCTTTACGCCGCGGACAAGGGCATAGACATCGTGAGCATTTCGTTCGGCGGGTACGTCGACCGTAGCGATCCCGAGCAGGACCAGACTTACCGTCGGTATGCCGCGGCGGTTTCCTACGCTCTCAAGAAAGGCACCGTGATCGTCGCGGCGGCCGGCAATGAACACGTGCGGATCGGCTCCGGGGGCGAGGTCCTCAGCCACGGGAGTATGACCACGCCCGGCGGCTACCTGGAGGATCTGCACGGTCAGTGGGCGGTCCCCGGAGGAATCCCCGGAGTGGTGATGGTTTCCGCGACCGGCAACGTTGTCGAGGCCGCATCGCCCGCCTGTCCCGGCGACAGCGCGGAATCGTTCAATGCGACATGCAAGCCCGAGTCCGACCGCCATCAACCTTTCGGAGCCGGTAAGCTGAATCAGCTCGCCTACTACAGCAACTACGGACCCAGGATCGATGTGGCGGCCCCGGGGGGGGCCCGCAAATTCAATCTCCCCGCAGCGGACGGGGGCGGCACCCCGGGCTGGCCGGTCACAAGAGACAAGCCGTTTCGTGCCTGGGAAACCTTCAGCACCACTTCGAACTGGGGCCTCGTGGTACCCTGTTACAGGATCACCGCCAAAGGGTTTCCAAACCCTTCCGAATGCTATACGGTCATGCAGGGGACATCCATGGCAACACCGCATGTGTCGGCGGCCCTGGCCCTGCTCGCCGGAGCCTACCCCTGGCTGCGCCACAATCCTCAACTCCTGGTCTTTTTTCTTAAGGAAGGCGCGCGGAAAATCGACGAAAACACCACTCCGCCCTTGAGTGCAAGGGACAAATCGCGCGGCGACCTCACCGGGCTCCCATGCAGCAGCGGCTATTGCCATCTGGGGGGAAAACCCATCTCGTATCGGGAAGCATTCGGAGCCGGCATGGTGAACGCTCGCTCATTCCTGTTTCCGAAGAACTGA
- the queD gene encoding 6-carboxytetrahydropterin synthase QueD, with product MPGVYEVFFRSGFSAAHLLRDYPGDCARLHGHNWTVEVYVECRELDEIGIGIDFYDIDKALKQIMVEMDHCNLNDLAAFKDRNPTSENLARYVYRELSGKLDAPAIKVVKVKVCETPDAGVTYREE from the coding sequence ATGCCGGGGGTTTATGAAGTCTTTTTCCGATCGGGTTTTTCGGCGGCCCATCTTCTCCGCGATTACCCGGGAGACTGTGCGCGGCTTCACGGTCACAACTGGACGGTGGAAGTGTACGTGGAGTGCCGGGAGTTGGACGAAATCGGCATCGGAATCGATTTCTACGACATCGACAAAGCCCTGAAGCAGATCATGGTCGAAATGGACCACTGCAATCTCAACGATCTGGCTGCCTTCAAGGATCGGAATCCAACCTCCGAGAACCTGGCCCGATATGTATACCGGGAATTGTCCGGGAAACTCGATGCCCCCGCGATCAAGGTGGTCAAAGTGAAGGTCTGCGAGACCCCCGACGCGGGAGTGACGTATCGGGAGGAATGA
- a CDS encoding radical SAM protein, with protein sequence MALRVNEIFHSIQGESGYAGWPCVFVRLTGCNLRCSYCDTRYAYDEGDFVTLREIIGRVRRFDCPLVEITGGEPLLQPETPELVAELLDLGHTVLVETNGSMDISVVDRRCVKIVDFKCPSSGESDANDMENLERLGSRDEIKCVIGTREDYEFAREIERLAAERAGTGSTVCFSPVFGKLEPRELAEWILADRLRVRLGLQLHKIIWEPDTRGV encoded by the coding sequence GTGGCGCTGCGGGTGAACGAGATCTTCCACAGCATCCAGGGGGAATCCGGGTATGCGGGATGGCCCTGCGTGTTCGTGCGATTGACCGGGTGCAACCTGCGCTGCTCCTATTGCGACACCCGGTACGCCTACGATGAAGGAGACTTCGTCACCCTGCGGGAGATCATCGGCCGGGTGCGTCGGTTCGACTGCCCGCTGGTGGAAATCACGGGGGGGGAGCCTCTTCTCCAACCGGAAACTCCGGAGCTTGTCGCAGAACTGCTCGACCTGGGCCACACGGTGCTGGTCGAGACCAACGGCAGCATGGACATCTCCGTGGTGGACCGCCGCTGCGTGAAGATCGTTGATTTCAAGTGTCCGTCGAGCGGCGAGTCGGACGCCAATGATATGGAGAACCTGGAGCGCCTGGGATCGCGTGACGAGATCAAGTGCGTCATCGGAACGCGGGAGGATTACGAATTTGCCAGGGAGATCGAGCGGTTGGCAGCGGAACGGGCCGGAACCGGCAGCACGGTTTGTTTTTCTCCCGTTTTCGGCAAATTGGAGCCGAGGGAACTGGCTGAGTGGATCCTTGCCGATCGTCTGCGAGTCCGGCTCGGGTTACAGCTCCACAAGATCATCTGGGAGCCGGATACACGAGGAGTCTGA
- the shc gene encoding squalene--hopene cyclase: MRRLDTFPPEIPTGSRDKPPSGEEHSCSTPAEPLRSRLDEGILRAVDWLVCDQHPDGFWAGMLQSNSCMEAEWVLAMHFLGIDDDPKYDGVIRAILGEQRADGSWGVFHKAPNGDINTTVECYAALRASGLAPESAPLSSAREWILAGGGLANIRNFTKYWLALIGEWPWEGTPTIPPELIFFPPRMPLNIYHFASWARSTIVPLSILSARRPVRPLPEDRRLDELFPQGRSAFDFRLPRKDGWLSWEGFFHVCDRILRLYARTRRAPFRETAIRVCLEWIIRRQETDGAWSGIQPPWIYALLALHAEGYGLDHPILRAGLRAFDSHWSYERDGGIYLQASESPVWDTVLSLRALADCGEERKASVSIASALEWLLNRQISVPGDWAVRVPSVPCGGWAFQRANSFYPDVDDTAVAIEVLARLRPFTANQSAVDRAIRSARDWVLAMQCSNGGWAAFDRDNDFKLVTKIPFCDFGELLDPPSVDVTAHVIEALAALGWDMTSREIEAAVSFIRREQEAEGSWFGRWGVNHIYGTATVLPALRAIGEDMSSAYVLRAADWLASRQNADGGWGETPASYMDDSLRGVGESTASQTAWAIMGLVAVGSGAHDDTVRRGIDFLLFAQHGGTWEEPQYTGTGFPGYSVGERIRLRDMGASLKQGTELQRAFMINYNLYRHYFPLMALGRARYHLQLRRSAREGGNGETTPNGSAL; encoded by the coding sequence ATGAGAAGACTCGATACGTTTCCCCCTGAAATACCAACGGGTTCCCGCGACAAACCACCGTCCGGGGAAGAACATTCCTGTTCGACCCCAGCGGAGCCGTTGAGGTCACGGCTGGACGAGGGAATTCTCCGCGCGGTCGACTGGCTGGTTTGCGATCAGCATCCCGATGGATTCTGGGCGGGAATGCTTCAGTCCAATTCCTGCATGGAAGCGGAGTGGGTGCTCGCCATGCATTTTCTGGGCATCGACGATGACCCGAAATACGACGGGGTAATTCGCGCGATACTTGGCGAGCAGCGGGCGGACGGTTCGTGGGGTGTTTTCCATAAAGCGCCCAACGGCGACATCAACACGACGGTTGAGTGTTACGCAGCGCTCCGCGCTTCCGGGCTGGCCCCCGAGAGCGCCCCCCTGAGCAGTGCCAGGGAATGGATTCTTGCCGGCGGGGGGCTCGCGAACATCCGTAATTTCACCAAGTACTGGCTGGCCCTGATTGGGGAATGGCCCTGGGAAGGCACGCCGACCATTCCTCCCGAGCTGATCTTTTTCCCTCCCCGGATGCCGTTGAACATCTATCATTTCGCTTCCTGGGCGCGCAGCACCATCGTTCCGCTGTCGATCCTCTCCGCCCGGCGCCCGGTGAGGCCGCTGCCCGAGGACCGCAGGCTCGACGAATTGTTCCCCCAGGGGCGCTCCGCATTCGACTTCAGATTGCCGCGAAAGGACGGCTGGCTTTCATGGGAAGGCTTCTTTCACGTGTGCGATCGCATTTTGCGCCTTTATGCGCGCACGCGCCGTGCTCCGTTTCGGGAAACCGCCATCCGGGTATGCCTGGAATGGATCATCCGACGCCAGGAAACCGACGGGGCATGGTCGGGCATTCAGCCCCCGTGGATCTACGCCCTGCTGGCGTTGCACGCCGAGGGCTACGGACTCGATCACCCGATCCTGAGGGCGGGCCTGCGCGCTTTCGATTCTCACTGGTCCTATGAGCGCGACGGAGGCATCTACCTCCAGGCCAGTGAATCTCCCGTATGGGACACGGTATTGTCGCTCCGCGCCCTGGCCGACTGCGGCGAGGAACGGAAAGCGTCCGTTTCGATCGCTTCCGCTCTGGAGTGGCTGCTGAACAGGCAGATCAGCGTGCCTGGCGACTGGGCTGTCCGTGTCCCCAGTGTTCCCTGCGGCGGTTGGGCTTTCCAGCGCGCCAACAGCTTCTATCCGGATGTGGACGACACGGCGGTGGCGATCGAAGTGCTCGCAAGGCTGAGGCCGTTCACGGCGAACCAGTCGGCCGTCGACCGGGCGATCCGTAGCGCCAGGGACTGGGTTCTCGCCATGCAGTGCTCTAACGGGGGATGGGCGGCCTTCGACCGGGACAATGATTTCAAGCTGGTGACCAAGATTCCCTTCTGCGACTTCGGAGAGTTGCTGGATCCGCCGAGTGTCGATGTGACCGCGCATGTCATCGAGGCTTTGGCCGCGCTGGGCTGGGACATGACATCGAGGGAAATCGAGGCGGCCGTGAGTTTCATTCGACGGGAGCAGGAAGCTGAAGGAAGCTGGTTCGGAAGATGGGGTGTGAACCACATTTACGGAACGGCGACGGTATTGCCGGCCCTGCGGGCCATCGGCGAAGACATGTCGTCGGCCTATGTGCTCCGGGCGGCCGACTGGCTGGCGTCCCGCCAGAACGCCGACGGCGGATGGGGAGAGACGCCGGCTTCCTACATGGACGACTCCCTGCGCGGCGTCGGGGAAAGCACGGCATCCCAGACGGCCTGGGCGATCATGGGCCTGGTGGCGGTGGGCAGCGGCGCCCACGACGATACCGTCCGGCGCGGAATCGATTTTCTGCTGTTCGCCCAACATGGCGGTACGTGGGAAGAACCGCAATACACCGGAACCGGATTCCCCGGGTACAGTGTGGGAGAACGGATACGCCTCCGGGACATGGGCGCCTCACTGAAGCAGGGCACCGAGCTCCAGCGCGCGTTCATGATCAACTACAACCTGTATCGACATTATTTCCCGCTGATGGCCCTCGGCCGCGCCAGGTACCACCTGCAGCTGCGGCGGTCCGCCAGGGAGGGCGGGAATGGCGAGACCACCCCGAACGGTTCTGCATTGTGA